In the genome of Candidatus Palauibacter australiensis, the window CTCACCGCGAAGAAGGGAGACACCTGCCGCGCGAGCGCGGGAAGCGTCCGCGGCCGCCCCTTCACCAGATCGATGATGCGCGCCAGACGCTCCGGCGAGGTTTCGAGTCCGGGGTGGCTCCCGGCCAGCTCCCCCCCCTCGTCCCGCGCCTCCCGGCCGAGAATCTCGACGACCGCCGCAGCCAGGTCGGCCGCGGGAGCGTCGGCGATGTGGCGCCCGTTCAGCCAGCCGAGCTTCTCGAGGTCGAACACCGCGCTCTTCTTCAGCACGCGACCGATGGAAAACGCCTCGACCAGGCCTCCGACGTCGAACACCTCGCGGTCGTCCCCCGGAGACCAGCCGAGGAGCGCAAGGAAGTTCACCATCCCCGCGGGCAGGTAACCGCCGTCGCGATAGGCGAGGACCGAGAGCGCGCCGTGGCGCTTCGAGAGTCGCTTGCCGTCCGGCCCGAGGATCAGCGGCACGTGCCCGAAGCCGGGGAGCGGCCGGCCGAGGGCCCGGTAGAGGAGGATCTGCTTCGGGGTGTTCGAGAGGTGGTCGTCCCCTCGGATCACGTGCGTAATCCCGGCCTCCGCATCGTCGGAGACCACGGCGAGATTGTAGACGGGCGTGCCGTCGGAGCGCAGGACGATGAAGTCGTCGATCGATCCGGCGGGGAAGGACATCGGCCCATGGATCATGTCCTCCCACTCGATCGCCTCCTCCGGCACCCGAACGCGGAGCGCGAACGGCTCCCCCGCGTCGGCCCGCGCCCGCGACACGGCGGGGTCCAGCCGGCCGCAGCGGCCATCGTACCCGTATCCGGACCCGGCCCGCTTCGCCTCTTCGCGTCGCGCCGCGAGTTCCTCGGCCGTGCAGAAGCAGCGGTAGGCGGCGCCCCGATCGAGCAGGTACAGAGCATCGCGCCGGTGGCGCTCGACGCCATCCGCCTGGAACACCGGCCCCTCGTCCAGGTCCAGCCCCAGCCATGCGAGTCCTTCCAGGATGGCCCGCGTGTGCTCGGGGCGGGAACGCGCCCGGTCCGTGTCCTCCACGCGCAGGAGAAACGTCCCGCCCGCGCGCCGGGCATACAGCCAGTTGAACAGCGCCGTACGCGCGCCGCCCACGTGCAGGAAACCCGTGGGGCTGGGGGCGAACCGCACCCGTACCGTCAATCTGCGCTCCTCTTCCTCGGAGAAACCGCCGAACTCCGCGCGCCCGCGCGCCGAAGCCCCGGCAGGCCGTGGCAATAGCTCCGCTGCGATCGTTCCATCTTGGATGGACGACCGATAGGATGCCACGCATGAGCCCTGGATCCGCTTTCGTCCTCCCCGGCCTGCGCAGTCCGTTTGCGAAGCTCGACCGCGAACTCTCGCGCCTGGACGGTCTCGCGCTCTCCGCTCCGGTGATCCAGCAGACGGTGGCGGGGGACGGGGGCCCGGGCCGCGACGCGGCGGGCCGGATCGACCTCTTCCTGTGGGGCGCGGTCATCCCCTCGCTCACGGTGAGCAACTGGGGTCGGGAAGTCTGGTTCGACGCGGGGCTCGATGCGAGCGTCCCGGCCCAGGGCATCGTCCAGGCGTGCGCCACCTCGATCGCCGCCGCGACCCACGGCGCGGGCCAGGTGGCCGCGGCACGGGCGGACCTCGTGCTCTGCGGCGGCGTGGAGTCGATGAGCCACACGCAGATCGGTCTCTCGCCCGGACTCAGCCGGACGATCCGGCGCGCGGGGAGCGCGGGGAGCCCGCCGCGCATGGTGCGGACGCTGGCGGGGATTCGCCCTCGCGACCTCCGGATCTCGGCCCCTGCCGTGAAGGAGCGCACGACGGGGAAGACGATGGGACGGCACGCCGAGGAAATGGCGCGTGAATGGGACATCTCGCGCGAGGCCCAGGACCGTTTTGCGCTCGCGAGTCACGAGGGCGCCACCCGGGACGAGGGGGCGTTCTTCCGACCGCTGCTCGTCACGCCCGGCACCTTCCCGGTCGACCGCGATACCCTCCCGCGCCCCGGCACGTCGCTGGAGAAGCTCGCCGCCCTCCGCCCCGCCTTCTCCCGCTCCGGGGGGACGCTCACGGCGGGCAACTCGACCCCGCTCACGGATGGGGCCGCCGCGTGCTGGGTCGCGTCCGAGGCCGGGCTCTCCTCGCTCCCCGACTCCCTCCCCCGCGCGCGCCTGCTCGACTGGCGGCAGGCCGCGATCGATCCGGACCGGGAGGGGCTCCTCATCGCCCCGGCCCTCGCGATCGCCGAACTGCTGCATCGCCACGGGCTGACGCTGGATGACATCGGGCTGTGGGAGTTCCACGAGGCGTTCGCGGCGCAGGTCCTCTGCACGGTCGCGGCCCTCGAAGACTCCGGATGGCTCGCCGCGCGCTCCCCCGTGAAGGACGGCCTCGGCTCCTTCCCGCGCGACCGGATCAACCCCAACGGCGGCAGCGTCGCGCTCGGACACCCGTTCGGCGCCACCGGAGCGCGCATCCTCTCCCAGACGGTGCTCGAACTCGCCGACCGGCCGGCCGGCACGAGAGCCATCGTCAGCGTGTGCGCCGCGGGCGGCCTCGGCCACGTGGCGCTCCTCGAGGCCGTCTAACCCGACCCCGTCGTGTCACCCGCCGTCAACGTCCGCGCGCCGGCAGCCGCGCACCGGCAACCCCGCGCCGGAGTTCGAAGGTCAGGCCCAGGAGCGCGGTGAAGAGGACGAGCGCGTTCGCCTGGTGGAGCGCCGCCAGGGAGATGGGGACGAAGAGCAGCAGCGTCGCGACCCCCAGCGCCGCCTGAACCCATGCCGCCGCGAACCCCGCGTGCGCCCACGTGCTCGCCACCCCGGGGGCGCACCGCACGCAGGCCCACCAGAGCGTCGTGACGCCCGCGAGCAGGACGATGGCGAGGATGCGGTGGTTGAACTGCGCCGTCGTCCGGTCCTCGAAGGGGCTCAGCCACCAGGGGCTCGCCCCGAAGAGATCGGGCGGGATCCAGCCGTTCCCCATCCTCGGGAACGTGTTGTAGATGAGCCCCGCGTCCAGGCCCGCCACAAAGCCGCCCGAGAGCAGGGTGAGCGCGGCGAGGCCGAGCACGATGGCGGATCCCCGTCGAAGACCGGCGCCCGGTGCGGACCCGGGGTCGCCGTCTCCCGCCCCGTCTCCCGCCCCGGGGCGCAGCAGCGAGAGCGCGGTCCAGAGCGTGAGGGCGTAAACGAGCACGGCGAGCGCGAGATGCGCGGTCAGCCGGTAGGGGCTCACGCGGGGGATGTCGACGAGCCCGCTCCGCACCATCCACCAGCCGAGCAGCCCCTGCGCGCCGCCCAGCGCGAACAGGAGCAGGAGGCGGGGGATGAGGGGCCGGGGGATCATCCGCCGCAGGAGGAAGACCGCGAAGGGGATGATGAAGACGAGGCCGATCACGCGCCCCAGGAGCCGGTGCGCGTACTCGAACCAGAAGATGCGCTTGAACTCGGCCAGCGACATCCCCCGGTTAACGAGCCGGTATTCCGGTGAATCGCGATAGGCGGCGAACTCGCGCTCCCAGCCCTCGGCGCTCATCGGAGGAACGACGCCGCTCACCGGCTCCCAGTCGACCATGGAGAGGCCCGATCCGGTCAGGCGGGTCACGCCGCCGACGACGAGCGTCGCCGCGACGAGCGCGCAGCCGACCAGGAGCCAGGCCGCGATGATCCGCGCGTGGCGCGGCGATCCGCTCTGGAGAGGAGGCGATTGCATGAGGGGTTCCGGGGTGCGTTTGCGCCGGTTTCGTGACCCGTGCGAACTTCGGTCGCTCCCGGAGTCGCCGGGGCGCGGAAGATAGACGGGGACGGTGGAGAGGCCAAGCGCGATGTCGGACTCCGGAGCACGCATTTCGATGTTCGCCCTCCAGCGGCTCGCCCCGAGATTGCGGGCCCACCGACCGGCGCTCGTGGGGGCCGGGATCTGCCTCCTCCTGAGCACCGCGATCGGGCTCGCCTTCCCCCTCATCGTCCGCTACCTGATGGACGCGGCCTTCGGTGAGGGCGACCCCGCCCTGCTGGGCGCGATCGCGCTCGGACTGCTGGGGCTCTTCGCGCTCCAGGGCGTGTTCAACTTCGGAGAGACTTACTGGCTGGGGGCGACGGGCGAGCGGGTCGTGACGCAGTTGCGCGACGAACTCTTCTCCAGGCTGGTGGGGCTCTCCCCCGGCTTCCACGCGGGCCGCACCAGCGGCGAACTCACGTCGAGGCTGGCCTCCGACTGTTCGACGCTCCAGCAGATCATGGGGCACCAGATCGCCGAACTCGTGCGACAGGTGCTCTTCCTCATCGGCGCCGTGATCCTGCTCACGCTGCTTCACTGGCAACTGATGCTGACGACGCTGACCGTCGCCCCCGTGGTCGTCCTCGCGGGCTTTGCCCTCGGCCGCCTCCTGCGGCGGCGGAGCACCGAGGTGCAGGACCGTCTCGCCGCCGCGCACGCGGTTGCGGACGAGGCCTTCGGCCAGATCGAAGTCGTGCAGGGGTTCGTGCGGGAGGAGTGGGAGGCGGCCCGCTACCGGGCCGGGATCGCCGCGGCCCTCGAGGCGGCGCTCTCGCGGGCGGTGGTGCGGGCGGTCCTCTTCGGCGTGCTCACGGTGGTCGCCTTCGGCGGCATCGTAGCCGTCCTGTGGCAGGGCGGGCGGCTCGTGCTCGCGGCGCAGATCACGGCGGGACAGCTCGTATCGTTCCTCCTCTACGCCTTCTCCGTCGCGGCGGCGATCATGGCGCTCGCTTCCCTGTGGGGCTCCTACCAGGAGGCGCAGGGCGCCGCGCGCCGCGTGTTCGACCTCCTCGACCGCGACAGCGAGATCCTGGACCCGGAAACCCCGGAATCGCTCGCGGGAGCGGGACCGCCTAAGATCGCCTTCGAGGGCGTCTCGTTCCGGTACGGCGAGGACGAACCGTGGGCCCTGGAAGGGATCGAAGCGACGATCGCCCCCGGCGAGATCGTCGCCCTCGTGGGGCCGAGCGGCGCCGGGAAGACGACCTTCGCGTCACTCATCCCGCGCTTCTGGGATCCGACCGAGGGGAGCGTGCGCGTGCGCGGGACCGACGTACGGGCCTGCGGCGTCGCGGACCTGAGATCGCGGGTCGGCATCGTGCCGCAGGACCACCCGCTTTTCGCCGGCACGATCGGGGAGAACATCGCCTACGGGCGGCCGCACGCGGACCAACCGGCGATCGAGGCGGCGGCCGCGGCGGCGCACGCGCGCGAGTTCATCGAGCGGCTGCCGGAGGGCTACGACACGCGGGTCGGCGAGCGCGGGGTCCGGCTCTCGGGCGGGCAGCGTCAGCGGATCGCGATCGCCCGCGTCCTCCTCAAGGAGCCCGAGATCCTCATCCTGGACGAGGCGACGAGCGGTCTGGACGCCGAAAGCGAGGCGCTGGTCGAGGAAGCGCTACGGCTCGCCTCCGCGGGGCGCACGACCGTCATCATTGCCCACCGCCTGCGCACGGTGCGACGCGCCCACCGGCTCTTCGTCCTGGATCGGGGACGGCTGGTGGACAGCGGCCCGCACGACGCCCTCATCGACCGCTGCGAACTCTACGCCCGCCTCTACGAGGGCCAGCGACTCGCCTGATCCTCACGCCGGCACCGGGGCCGTCAGGGGAGGAGGGCCTCGATCTCCTCCGTCAGCGACGCGACGGTCTGGGGACCGAGGAATTCCTTCCGGATCCAGCCCTCGGGGTCGATGACCAGCGTGGTGGGGAAGCCCACAGCTCCGAACGTCGCGACGGCATCGTCCATCCCGATGATCCAGTTCCGGTATTCGACGCCGAAGTCCGCGAGGAATTCGCGGATCTCCTCGGGAGTACCGGAGTCGACGGCAAGCCCCAGGAGGATCACGTCCCGTCCGGAGTACGCGCGGGCCAGCCGGACGAGTTCCGGCAACTCGTCGCGGCAGGGGAGGCACCAGGTGCCCCAGAGGTTCGCGACGACCACGTTGCCCCGCAGGTCGTCGAAGCGGGCCTCGCCGCCGTCGAGGGTGCGAAACACGTTGCCGGGCGCGGGCTTCGCCCCCGAGGGCACCCCATCCGGGGCGCCGCTCGCGGCCAGGTCGCGATCCGCCGCGCCGCCGGCCGCTTCGGACGCATCGTCGCCCGGGGCGCACCCGAGCCCGATCAGCGCCACGAGGGCAACCGCACTCCGTGCGCCCATCATCCGGTCAGCTCGCATCGCCCACCTCCGGCGTGAGGACGGCGCCGGGCAGCGCCCAGGTCAGCTCGCCGTCGTCGACCACGAACGTGCCGCCGACCAGCACGTAGTCCACACCCGATGGGTACTGGTGCGGCTCGAAGAAGGTCGCGTTGTCCTGAAGTTCGTCCATGTCCAGCACCGCGATGTCCGCGACCAGTCCCTCACGGATGAGACCCCGGTCCCGGAGCCCCATGACCTGCGCCGGCAGGCTCGTCATCGAGCGCACCGCGCTCTCCGCGGACAGGATGCCGAGATCCATCGCGTAGCGCTTGATCTTGCGGGGGAAGGTGCCGTAGAAGCGCGCGTGCACCGGCCCGTCGCCCGGGAGGGAGATGCCGGCGTCGGATGCCGTCACGAGCCACGGATGAGCCGAGAACTCCTCGACGTCGATCTCCGACAGGGAAAACCCGCGCACGCGCGCCCCGCCGGGTCTCGCACGGTCGCCCTCCAGTTGCAGCCGGATCGCCACCTCAACGGGGAACGCGTCCCATTCGGCCGCCAGCTCCGCCACCGTCCTGCCCACCAGCGTCTCGTCGGGATGGTCCATGATGACGAGGTTCTCGGGCCCGCCGCGGCGGCTGATCTCGTGCGCGATATCGAGGCGGACCCGTTCACCGCGTTCCGGATCGGAGAGCGCATACCGCAGCACCGCGGCGTAGTCGACCGTCCCCTGGCCGCCCGGACGCCCGCCCGGTCCGCCGCCGGGGAAGATCCAGCGAGGGAGGAGCACGGTGTTCCCGTCGCTCCCCGTCGTGTTGTAGGGATACTGGTCCGCGAAGATCGGGACGCCGCGCGCCCGGGCCCGTTCGATCAGATCGACGAGCGCCCTTCCCGCCCCCCAGAAATCCGCTCCGCGGGCCTTGATGTGGGTTGCCACCGTCGTCACGCCCGTGCGTTCCGCGACTTCGATGTCCTCGAGGACCGTCTGGATCATGGTCGGCGGTCCCGGATCGTCCTGGCTCGGCCAGAACCACATCGGCGTCATGCCGGAACTGCGTTCGTGCACGATGTAGATGCCGCCTCCCCGTCCCGCCGCATCGACGAGCGGGAACAGTTCGGAGGTTTCGCTCCAGATCCCCGGCACGTACTCGAGTCCCGCGCTGAGGCCGTAAGCGCCCTCGGCCATTCCCTGCTCCACCATCTCCGTCATGCGCTGCACCTCGGCCGGGGTCGACGGGCGCATGAAATCGTCGCCGAGCGCCATGCGCCGGATCGTGTTGTGCCCGACCATGAGCGCCGCGTTGGGCCCGTGCCCGCGGGACTCGAGGCGGCCGCGTTGGTCCGCGATCGGCCACGGCCCGCCGCCGTCCTGGTTGATGACGACGGTGGTGATGCCCTGACTCACGAGGTTGGGAGCGGCCCGGCGGCGCGCCCCCTCGCTACCCGCGTCTCCCTCGGCGTCGAGTCCCTGGTCCGCGTGCGAATGAATGTCGATGAATCCGGGGACGACGTACCGGCCATCGAGTTCGATCACGCGGTCGGCGGCGGCGTCGACCAGGTCCCCGACCCGGGCGATGCGCCCGCCGCGGATTCCCACGTCGGCGCGGAACCATGGGTTACCCGTGCCGTCCAGGACGCGGCCGCCGCGCAGCAGGATATCGAAGGCCGGTTCCTGAGCGGCCGCGATCGCGACGTGCGGGACACCGAGGACGGCGGCGAAAAGGAGCGCGCGAAGGACTCTGCGGTTCATGATCGCTTCCCCTGTGAGAGATCCAAGGTCGTGGCCGCACGTCGACTGCAAGCTACGAAAGGTCCCGCGCGGGTCCAACGGTGCGGTTTGGCGCCCGGCGGGCGACGGGGTAACATCGGCGGGCCATGAACGATCTCCTTCTGCGCGCGCTCGCGCGACAACCCGTGGAGCGGACGCCGGTGTGGTTCATGCGGCAGGCGGGACGCTCCCTCCCCGCCTATCGCGAACTCCGCCGGGAGCGCGGGTTCCTCGAACTCGTGCGCGATCCGGAAGCGGCGGCCCGGGTCACGCGACTCCCGCTCGAGTATTTCGACGTCGACGCGCTCGTCCTCTTCATGGATCTGTCGACGCCGTTCGAGGCCGCGGGGATCGAGATCGAACTGCGGGCCGGGGTCGGGCCCGTGCCCCTGCCCCCCTGGGGCGGCCTGGCGGATGTGGATCGCCTCCGCCCCTTCGAGCCGCGGGAACACCTCGCCTTCGTGCTCGAGGCGATCCGTCTCCTTGCCGCGGACGAGGAGCGTCCGATCATCGGCTTCGTGGGCGCCCCCTTCACCCTGTGCTCCTACCTCGCCCGCGGCACGCGCGACAGCCGACTCGCGCAGCTCAGGGCCTTCATGCTCCGCTCCCCGGCGCTCTGGGACCGGCTCGCGGGGTTCTGGGCGGAGCACCTGGCGGAGTTCGCGATCGCTCAGCACGAGGCCGGGGCGGGCGCGATCCAGGTGTTCGATTCCTGGTGCAGCGTCCTCGATCCTCACTCGTACCGGACCCATGTGCTTCCCTACTCCCGCCGCCTGCTGGAGCGGCTGCGCGAGAAGGGGGTCCCCAGCGTGCATTATGGCGCCACGCACGCCGCGGTGGCCGAGGCCGGGGGCGATGCGATCAGCGTCGATTGGCGCACGCCGCTCGACGAGGCGTGGGACGTCATGGGCCCGGAGCGCGCGATACAGGGCAATCTCGATCCGGCCTGTATCCTCGCGGGCGAGGAGGCGGCGCGGGCGGGGACGCGCGATGTGCTGCGGCGGGCGGGCGGGCGTCCCGGCCACATCTTCAACCTCGGGCACGGTCTCCACCCGGATTCCGACCCGGAGGTGATCGCCGCCGTGGTTGACGAGGTCCGCCGCTGGAAGCCGCCGGACGAGCACCGCTGAGAGCGTTCCCGCGGGAACGCCGGCAGCCGGGAGGCGCTATGTACGCGCAGCGAGGCGCTCGGCCACCGCCTCGGCTTCGGCGATCCGGCTCGATATGCCCAGCCGTCCGGTGTAGCCGGCGGCCAGCGTGATACCGGGAGGAAGATCGAGTCCGTCCAGCGCCGCCCACGAGCCGTCATACGCCGGGAGCCGCGGCCGGGCCGAACGGATGGGCGTTGCCGCCGCCCCATGGATCGCCTCGTATTCGCCGGCCGCGGTCCGCTGGAGTCGGGCCGCGTCCCAGGCGGCCACGTCGGGATCGAGACCGCCGCCCAGATAGGCCGTACAGAGGCCGTCGCGCCCGAACAGCGAGGCGTTCCACGTCACGCCGCGCGTATGCCACCGTTCTCCCAGCGCGACCTGGAACCCGAACCCCTTCGGCGCGATCTCGACCTGCAGCGGCACTACGGCGACGCGGTGATACCGCAGTCCGGCGACGCGGTCGGCCGCGGCAGGCGCGACGGTCCTCAGAAGGTCCGCCGCGGCGGGCGCCGGCGTCGCGATCGCCACATGATCCACGACCTCGCAGTCCGGGCGCGGGCCCCCGTGGCCGACCTCGAACCGCCGGCCCGAGCGCCGCAACTCGCGGACCGGCGTCGCGACCCGAACCCGATCCGCGTGCCGGCGCGCAATGGCGCGCGGCAGCGTAGCCATGCCCGCCCGGAAGGTGAATGCCGGGGGGGACGCGGCCGGCTGCCAGCGTCTCGCCGCGGCGAGGAGGCTGCGCTTCACGCCGAGCGGACCGAGCAGCATGGGAAGCACGCGCGCCGCCGGCATCGTTTCCGGATCGGATCCGAAGGTCGCGGAAACGAGGGGACCGAAGAGCCGGCGGTACGCCTCGCGTCCGGCCTTGCGGCGAAAGTAGCGGGCCACGGACTCGCGCGGTCGAATCCCTCCGGTGAGAGGTTCGAGGGCGGCGCGGGCGCGCCCCGCCGGCGAGAGCAGGTCCCCCGTCAGGAGCCCGCGCGGCCGGTGCGGCACGACCCTCAGGCGGCCGCGGGCCCATACGAACAGGCGCGCCCCGGCCCGCGCCTCCAGAATCTCCGCTCGAAGCTCCAGTTCATCGACAAGCCGCCGCACCGGAGGCGAGAGGCGCGTCCGCTGCGGGCCGAGTTCGACGACCCGGCCGTCGTCGCGGCTGGTACGGATCACCCCCCCGACGTCATCCGCTCCCTCGAACAGGATCGAGTCGACGCCACGCCGCGCCAACGCGTGCGTGAGCGCCAACCCCGTGATCCCTCCACCGATGATTCCGACCCGCATGCCTTCCCCTTCCGGCTGCCTCGACCCTCGAACCGCCAAGGCGGTTCTGCGGCGCCATACCTGGAGGCGGCAACGTCCCGAACCTCTCCCGCACGGGCAAGCCGGTGACTGCGCCGATAGGTTCGGGCGATGGCGAACTGCGAACCCCTACCTGCCGTCCTCCTCCTGAACTTCGGCGAACCGACAGGAGCCGACCCGAGCGCCGTCGCACGCTTTCTGGAGCGGATCTTCCTCGCCAACGCGCGGCTGGAGCCGCACATGGACGCGGCGGCGGCCCGTGCACGGAGCCGCGAACTCGCGCGGCGGCGGACCCCCGGCCTGCTCGAGATTTATGAGAGGATCGGCGGCTCGCCGCTCCACGCGCAGGCGGAGGCGCAGGCGCAGGCGCTCGACCGGGCGCTGAGGGCCCGCGGCCACCCGATGCGCGTGACGGTGGGGATGCAGTTCACCGAGCCTTCGATCGAAGAGGCGCTCGGCCACCTGCGGGAGACCGGGGCGGCGGCCCTCGTTCCTCTACCCGTGTACCCGCTCTGCGGCCCTTCGACCACCGTCGCGGCGCTGGACGAAGTCGAGGAAGCGCTCGAGCGAATCGGATGGCGCCCGGAGGTGCGCGGCGTGACCGGGTGGCATCGCCATCCCCGCTACGCACGCCTTCGCGCCGACGCGATTCGCCGCGCGGCCGCGGAGG includes:
- the gltX gene encoding glutamate--tRNA ligase → MPRPAGASARGRAEFGGFSEEEERRLTVRVRFAPSPTGFLHVGGARTALFNWLYARRAGGTFLLRVEDTDRARSRPEHTRAILEGLAWLGLDLDEGPVFQADGVERHRRDALYLLDRGAAYRCFCTAEELAARREEAKRAGSGYGYDGRCGRLDPAVSRARADAGEPFALRVRVPEEAIEWEDMIHGPMSFPAGSIDDFIVLRSDGTPVYNLAVVSDDAEAGITHVIRGDDHLSNTPKQILLYRALGRPLPGFGHVPLILGPDGKRLSKRHGALSVLAYRDGGYLPAGMVNFLALLGWSPGDDREVFDVGGLVEAFSIGRVLKKSAVFDLEKLGWLNGRHIADAPAADLAAAVVEILGREARDEGGELAGSHPGLETSPERLARIIDLVKGRPRTLPALARQVSPFFAVSVRYDEGAVKRFWKRPEETALHLRRLAERLAGEAVFRDVETLESEVR
- a CDS encoding acetyl-CoA C-acyltransferase; its protein translation is MSPGSAFVLPGLRSPFAKLDRELSRLDGLALSAPVIQQTVAGDGGPGRDAAGRIDLFLWGAVIPSLTVSNWGREVWFDAGLDASVPAQGIVQACATSIAAATHGAGQVAAARADLVLCGGVESMSHTQIGLSPGLSRTIRRAGSAGSPPRMVRTLAGIRPRDLRISAPAVKERTTGKTMGRHAEEMAREWDISREAQDRFALASHEGATRDEGAFFRPLLVTPGTFPVDRDTLPRPGTSLEKLAALRPAFSRSGGTLTAGNSTPLTDGAAACWVASEAGLSSLPDSLPRARLLDWRQAAIDPDREGLLIAPALAIAELLHRHGLTLDDIGLWEFHEAFAAQVLCTVAALEDSGWLAARSPVKDGLGSFPRDRINPNGGSVALGHPFGATGARILSQTVLELADRPAGTRAIVSVCAAGGLGHVALLEAV
- a CDS encoding COX15/CtaA family protein, with protein sequence MQSPPLQSGSPRHARIIAAWLLVGCALVAATLVVGGVTRLTGSGLSMVDWEPVSGVVPPMSAEGWEREFAAYRDSPEYRLVNRGMSLAEFKRIFWFEYAHRLLGRVIGLVFIIPFAVFLLRRMIPRPLIPRLLLLFALGGAQGLLGWWMVRSGLVDIPRVSPYRLTAHLALAVLVYALTLWTALSLLRPGAGDGAGDGDPGSAPGAGLRRGSAIVLGLAALTLLSGGFVAGLDAGLIYNTFPRMGNGWIPPDLFGASPWWLSPFEDRTTAQFNHRILAIVLLAGVTTLWWACVRCAPGVASTWAHAGFAAAWVQAALGVATLLLFVPISLAALHQANALVLFTALLGLTFELRRGVAGARLPARGR
- a CDS encoding ABC transporter transmembrane domain-containing protein translates to MSDSGARISMFALQRLAPRLRAHRPALVGAGICLLLSTAIGLAFPLIVRYLMDAAFGEGDPALLGAIALGLLGLFALQGVFNFGETYWLGATGERVVTQLRDELFSRLVGLSPGFHAGRTSGELTSRLASDCSTLQQIMGHQIAELVRQVLFLIGAVILLTLLHWQLMLTTLTVAPVVVLAGFALGRLLRRRSTEVQDRLAAAHAVADEAFGQIEVVQGFVREEWEAARYRAGIAAALEAALSRAVVRAVLFGVLTVVAFGGIVAVLWQGGRLVLAAQITAGQLVSFLLYAFSVAAAIMALASLWGSYQEAQGAARRVFDLLDRDSEILDPETPESLAGAGPPKIAFEGVSFRYGEDEPWALEGIEATIAPGEIVALVGPSGAGKTTFASLIPRFWDPTEGSVRVRGTDVRACGVADLRSRVGIVPQDHPLFAGTIGENIAYGRPHADQPAIEAAAAAAHAREFIERLPEGYDTRVGERGVRLSGGQRQRIAIARVLLKEPEILILDEATSGLDAESEALVEEALRLASAGRTTVIIAHRLRTVRRAHRLFVLDRGRLVDSGPHDALIDRCELYARLYEGQRLA
- a CDS encoding TlpA disulfide reductase family protein gives rise to the protein MRADRMMGARSAVALVALIGLGCAPGDDASEAAGGAADRDLAASGAPDGVPSGAKPAPGNVFRTLDGGEARFDDLRGNVVVANLWGTWCLPCRDELPELVRLARAYSGRDVILLGLAVDSGTPEEIREFLADFGVEYRNWIIGMDDAVATFGAVGFPTTLVIDPEGWIRKEFLGPQTVASLTEEIEALLP
- a CDS encoding amidohydrolase family protein; translation: MNRRVLRALLFAAVLGVPHVAIAAAQEPAFDILLRGGRVLDGTGNPWFRADVGIRGGRIARVGDLVDAAADRVIELDGRYVVPGFIDIHSHADQGLDAEGDAGSEGARRRAAPNLVSQGITTVVINQDGGGPWPIADQRGRLESRGHGPNAALMVGHNTIRRMALGDDFMRPSTPAEVQRMTEMVEQGMAEGAYGLSAGLEYVPGIWSETSELFPLVDAAGRGGGIYIVHERSSGMTPMWFWPSQDDPGPPTMIQTVLEDIEVAERTGVTTVATHIKARGADFWGAGRALVDLIERARARGVPIFADQYPYNTTGSDGNTVLLPRWIFPGGGPGGRPGGQGTVDYAAVLRYALSDPERGERVRLDIAHEISRRGGPENLVIMDHPDETLVGRTVAELAAEWDAFPVEVAIRLQLEGDRARPGGARVRGFSLSEIDVEEFSAHPWLVTASDAGISLPGDGPVHARFYGTFPRKIKRYAMDLGILSAESAVRSMTSLPAQVMGLRDRGLIREGLVADIAVLDMDELQDNATFFEPHQYPSGVDYVLVGGTFVVDDGELTWALPGAVLTPEVGDAS
- the hemE gene encoding uroporphyrinogen decarboxylase; the encoded protein is MNDLLLRALARQPVERTPVWFMRQAGRSLPAYRELRRERGFLELVRDPEAAARVTRLPLEYFDVDALVLFMDLSTPFEAAGIEIELRAGVGPVPLPPWGGLADVDRLRPFEPREHLAFVLEAIRLLAADEERPIIGFVGAPFTLCSYLARGTRDSRLAQLRAFMLRSPALWDRLAGFWAEHLAEFAIAQHEAGAGAIQVFDSWCSVLDPHSYRTHVLPYSRRLLERLREKGVPSVHYGATHAAVAEAGGDAISVDWRTPLDEAWDVMGPERAIQGNLDPACILAGEEAARAGTRDVLRRAGGRPGHIFNLGHGLHPDSDPEVIAAVVDEVRRWKPPDEHR
- the hemG gene encoding protoporphyrinogen oxidase — encoded protein: MRVGIIGGGITGLALTHALARRGVDSILFEGADDVGGVIRTSRDDGRVVELGPQRTRLSPPVRRLVDELELRAEILEARAGARLFVWARGRLRVVPHRPRGLLTGDLLSPAGRARAALEPLTGGIRPRESVARYFRRKAGREAYRRLFGPLVSATFGSDPETMPAARVLPMLLGPLGVKRSLLAAARRWQPAASPPAFTFRAGMATLPRAIARRHADRVRVATPVRELRRSGRRFEVGHGGPRPDCEVVDHVAIATPAPAAADLLRTVAPAAADRVAGLRYHRVAVVPLQVEIAPKGFGFQVALGERWHTRGVTWNASLFGRDGLCTAYLGGGLDPDVAAWDAARLQRTAAGEYEAIHGAAATPIRSARPRLPAYDGSWAALDGLDLPPGITLAAGYTGRLGISSRIAEAEAVAERLAART
- the hemH gene encoding ferrochelatase, which gives rise to MANCEPLPAVLLLNFGEPTGADPSAVARFLERIFLANARLEPHMDAAAARARSRELARRRTPGLLEIYERIGGSPLHAQAEAQAQALDRALRARGHPMRVTVGMQFTEPSIEEALGHLRETGAAALVPLPVYPLCGPSTTVAALDEVEEALERIGWRPEVRGVTGWHRHPRYARLRADAIRRAAAEAGWNLTDRDVRLVFSSHGTPLRYIEQGSRYVEYVEEWCATQARALGVETWTLGYQNHTNRRIAWTPPDIETALERLRGIEKVLVDPISFMHEQSETLMELDVDLAGHAAALGLEFRRVGVPHDDGAFAEVLADLALMALGGDAPALPPRTSCRCRPGTDVCFNGEPFA